The proteins below are encoded in one region of Brassica napus cultivar Da-Ae chromosome A6, Da-Ae, whole genome shotgun sequence:
- the LOC106347983 gene encoding protein DETOXIFICATION 27: protein MRGKGGDPESRIPLLKSHETAEEDGGGLKRRVWVETKKLWQIVGPAIFTRITTYSMLVITQAFAGHLGDLELAAISIVNNVVVGFNFGLLLGMASALETLCGQAFGAKKYHMLGVYMQRSWIVLFFCCILLLPTYLFTTPVLKFLGQPDDIAELSGVVSVWVIPLHFAFALSFPLQRFLQCQLKNQVTAIASAIALVVHFLVCWLFVDGLKLGVVGTMATVSISWWVNVLITLGYSVCGGCPLTWTGFSSEAFTGLWEFLKLSASSGVMLCLENWYYRILIIMTGNLDNARIAVDSLSICMSINGWEMMIPIAFFAGTGVRVANELGAGNGRGARFATIVSVTQSLIIGLFFWVIIMLFHNQIAWIFSSSEEVLMAVNKLSILLAFTVLLNSVQPVLSGVAVGSGWQSYVAYINLGCYYCIGVPFGFVMGWVFNFGVMGIWAGMIFGGTAVQTMILAFITMRCDWEKEAQKANTRVNKWSNIIK from the exons ATGAGAGGAAAAGGAGGAGATCCAGAGTCGAGGATTCCGTTGTTGAAGAGCCATGAAACGGCGGAGGAAGACGGTGGAGGATTGAAGAGAAGAGTTTGGGTTGAGACAAAGAAGCTATGGCAAATCGTTGGTCCTGCGATATTCACTCGTATTACGACATATTCTATGCTTGTAATAACTCAAGCCTTCGCTGGTCATCTCGGGGATCTCGAACTCGCCGCTATATCAATCGTTAATAACGTCGTCGTCGGCTTCAACTTCGGCCTCTTG CTTGGAATGGCGAGTGCGTTGGAAACGTTGTGTGGACAAGCGTTTGGAGCAAAGAAATATCACATGTTGGGAGTTTATATGCAACGTTCTTGGATTGTTCTCTTCTTTTGTTGTATTTTGTTATTACCGACTTATCTTTTCACAACTCCGGTTCTCAAATTTCTCGGTCAGCCTGATGATATCGCTGAGCTTTCTGGTGTCGTCTCCGTTTGGGTCATCCCTCTTCATTTCGCTTTCGCTTTGTCTTTCCCACTTCAACGTTTCCTCCAGTGCCAGCTCAAAAACCAG GTGACTGCGATTGCGTCTGCGATTGCATTGGTCGTTCACTTTTTAGTGTGCTGGTTGTTCGTTGATGGACTTAAACTCGGAGTCGTGGGAACTATGGCTACGGTTAGTATCTCTTGGTGGGTCAACGTTCTTATTACTTTAGGTTACTCCGTGTGTGGCGGCTGTCCACTCACTTGGACCGGCTTCTCCTCCGAAGCCTTCACCGGGCTTTGGGAGTTTCTCAAACTCTCTGCTTCTTCCGGCGTCATGCTTTg TTTGGAGAATTGGTATTATCGAATTTTGATAATAATGACTGGAAATCTTGATAATGCTCGAATAGCTGTTGACTCTTTGTCTATTTG CATGTCGATAAATGGATGGGAGATGATGATTCCTATCGCTTTCTTCGCCGGAACCGG TGTACGTGTGGCAAACGAACTAGGAGCAGGCAACGGGAGAGGAGCAAGGTTTGCGACGATTGTATCAGTGACACAGTCTTTAATCATCGGATTATTTTTTTGGGTGATCATAATGCTTTTCCATAACCAAATCGCTTGGATCTTCTCTTCAAGCGAAGAAGTCTTAATGGCCGTTAATAAACTCTCAATTCTGCTAGCTTTCACAGTTCTTCTAAACAGCGTCCAACCGGTTCTTTCCG GTGTTGCGGTTGGATCGGGCTGGCAATCATACGTGGCTTATATAAACTTGGGATGTTATTACTGCATCGGGGTTCCATTTGGGTTTGTAATGGGCTGGGTTTTTAACTTCGGTGTCATG GGTATTTGGGCTGGTATGATTTTTGGAGGAACCGCAGTCCAGACAATGATCTTAGCTTTTATCACGATGAGATGTGATTGGGAAAAGGAG GCGCAAAAGGCAAATACGCGTGTTAACAAATGGTCCAACATAATCAAATGA